Below is a window of Candidatus Endomicrobium procryptotermitis DNA.
TAAAAGAAAAATACAGATTCTTTTCTTACGGTGATTCGATGATTATAATTTGAAAGACAGATTATTGTAAAAGCTGTTATGTCGAGAAAATTCCGAGATTTACCGCTCTTAAGTATATATTTTATATAATATAAAAATCTATGGAAAAAAAATTAACTTACGAATTTATTAAAAACAATAAAGAAATCCGCACGTATCTTGAATTTACTGATTATGCTTTTGCCCAGATGGGATATAAAGAACACGGTTTAAGGCATTCCATTTTTGCGGCGGAAATTGCCGGACAGATTCTTAAATATCTCGACTACAGTGAAAGAGAGCAGGAACTTGCCAAAATCGCTGCATATTTGCATGACATGGGAAATATGATTTCAAAGCATGACCACGATCAGAGCGGCGCCGTCATGTTTTTGAACGTTTTAGATGCGGATTATTATGATGAAGACGCTTTTACCATTGCAAGCGCCATAGGCTGTCATGAAGACAAAAATATCGATCCTGCTTCCGCCGTTGCGGCGGCTTTGGTGTTGGGAGATAAGACTGATGTTCATCATGAAAGACTCAGAATCGAAGATATGTATCAACTGGACAAACATTCAAAAGTTATTGCGGCCTGTCAGAAAGTCGATGTTGCTGTATGCAAAGAAAAAGCGGCTATAGCTTTATGGCTTACCATCGACACGTCAATATGTTCCGTGATGGACTATTTTGAAATATTTTTAGCCAGAACAAATTACTGCAAAAAAGCAAGCCGCGTTTTAAATTGTGTTTTCGAACTCTACATAAACAAGGATAAATTTTTATAATGGAATGCGGCTCTTACCTACTGATAAAAAAATCTTCGCAATGTAAAGCGCGTCTCGGAAGAGTTTATACTGCAAGAGGCATTATCGATACTCCCGTTTTTATGCCTGTTGGCACTCAGGCTACTGTAAAAGGCGTGGCTTCGGAATTTCTTATTGGCTCCGGTGCACAGATAATTCTGGCGAATTCATATCATTTATATCTTCGGCCGGGAACGGATATTATAGAAAAAGCAGGCGGAGTGCAAAAATTTAATTCATGGAACCGTCCTATGCTTACTGATTCCGGAGGATTCCAGATTTTTAGTCTTAATGAAATAAGAAAACTGTCAGAAAACGGGGCGGAATTTCAATCTCACATAGACGGCTCAACTCATTTTTTTTCTCCAGAAAAATCGATGCAGATACAAAAAAAAATAGGCGCTGACATCATTATGTGTTTTGATGAATGCACTCATTATCCTGCGGATTATGAATACGCCAAAAATTCTATGGAATTGAGTTTGAGATGGGCAAAAAGATGCAAAAATGAATTTTATAAAGACGATGCTTTTGAAAAACAGGCTCTTTTCGGAATAATTCAAGGTTCTGTCTATAATGATTTAAGGAAGCGTAGCGCCGAAGAAATGGTGAAAACCGGTTTTACGGGTTATGCCGTAGGCGGTTTGTCTGTAGGAGAATCTAAAGAGAATATGCATTCTGTTTTGGAAAATACTCTGCCTTTGCTGCCTGAAAACAGAGTAAGATATCTTATGGGAGTAGGAATGCCCGAAGATTTATGGGAATGCGTTGAACGCGGCATTGATATGTTTGACTGTGTAATTCCTACTAGAAACGGCAGAAACGGGCAGGTGTTTACGTCTTTAGGCAAACTCAATATAAGAAATGCCGAATTTAAAGAAGATTTTACGCCTTTGGATCCGCAATGTAATTGTCCGACATGCAAAAGTTATACAAAAGCTTATTTAAATCATTTGGTAAGAGCTCAGGAAAGTTTATATCTAAGTCTTTTATCTTTACATAATATTTATTTTATGATAAACTTAATGACAAAAATAAGAAAATCATTGGAAAGTGATACATTTCTTGAAGCAAAAAAAGAGTTTTTTGAGAGATACTACTCAAAATCTTGCTAAATTGGAGAAAAAATGAAGAATTTATCAGCTTTGGTTGCATTTCTTTTAGTTTCCGTCGTAGTTATCCCTTCAGACGCATACGCTCAGGAGGCTTCTGGCAGAAGTTTATTTGGCGGTGGAATTATGCCACTGATTCTTATATTTATATTTTTCTATCTTTTTCTTTTAAGACCACAGCAGAAAAAAACTAAAGAACACCAGGCTCTTTTGAATGCTTTAAAAAAAGATGACAGCGTAATCACGGCTGGCGGAATATACGCAAAGGTTGTCAGCGTGAAAGAAAATATAGTTGAAATAAAAATTGCCGACGGTGTGAACATACAAGTTTCAAAACCTTCTATTTCTGCCGTTATCATGAAAGATGATGAAACTGCCGCCAAAGTGCCAGAAATAGTAAAATAAATGAATGGAAAAAGTTATAAATATTCAAATATAACTATAGAAGATGTAAAAAATAATCCAATAGTCATTAAGTTGATACAAGCGGCAAACGAATATCTTGGAACAATAGGGTATACTGAACATGGAATCAGGCATGTAAGTCTTGTCGCTTCGGTAGCTGCAAATATTTTATCAGGGCTTGATTATCCCAAACGGTTTCAAGAGCTTGCCGGAATTGCGGCTTATCTCCATGACATAGGAAATGTGGTTAATAGGCAGGATCACGGTCAGTCTGCGGCTCTTATCACTATGAGGATTTTGAAAGATATGGGATTTACTCCCGATGAAATTGCTCTTGTCATTTCAGCTATAGGAAATCATGAAGAAGAAATAGGAGATCCCGTAAACCCGATTGCCGCAGCTCTTATTTTGGCGGATAAGTCGGATGTTCACAAAACCAGAGTGAGAAATCCTGAGTTTGCCCTTTCAGATATACATGACAGAGTAAATTTAGCGGTGGAAATATCGTTTCTTAAAGTTTTAAAAAACAAAAAAATAATTTCGCTTCAGCTTACTATTGACACGCAAAAGTCGCATGTGATGGAATATTTTGAGATTTTTATGCCAAGAATGATTATGTGCAGAAGGGCAGCAAATTTTTTGGATTGTAATTTTGAGTTAATTATAAATGAAAGGAAATTACTCTAATGGGCAAAATTAATTGGAAGTTATGGAGTACGATTGTATTGATGGTTTTTTCGATTTGGTCGCTGTGGCCTTCGTTTCAATGGTCAAGAATGTCGGAAGACGCAAGAGCAAAAGCTGAGAGGGAGAAAAGTCCTATTTTGGGAAAGGTTGTTAAACTCGGTTTGGATTTGAAAGGGGGAACACATCTTCTTTTGGAAGTGGACTCTTCTAAGTTAGATGAAAATGTCAAGATAAAAGATGCGGTAGACAGAGCTACAGAGATTATTAGAAACAGAGTTGATCAATTCGGCGTTGCAGAACCCATGATTGCAAAGCAGGGAGATAAATGGATTGTTATCCAACTCCCCGGAATAAAAGATCCCAAATCTGCAAAAGAGCTTATAGGAAAAACGGCTTTGCTTGAGTTTAGAATAGTAAATAAGAGCAAAGAAGCCACTCAGGTGCTTGATTTGCTCAGAGATAAAGGAATTTCCCCAGAAGAATACAGAGAAAATCCTTCAGCTTATCCCGAAATAACGGAAGTTATGCCAGAAGGCGCTAATGTTTATGCAAGTAAAGAAGATGCTGGATATTACGTGCTTGACAAAGCCGTGCTTACAGGTGCTTCTCTTACGAATGCAAAAGTTGAATTCGGCGGACAGTTCGGCCAGCCTATAGTTTCAATAGAATTCAATAAAGAAGGCGGAAGAGCTTTTGCCGATATAACCGAAAGAAATATAGAAAGAAATCTTGCGATTGTACTCGATGATGTAGTTCAGTCGGCTCCCGTTATTCGTTCCAGAATACCTGACGGAAAGGCGATTATTGAAGGAAATTTTAACGCTGAAGACGCAAGACTTTTGGCCACCGTATTAAGAGCGGGTGCGCTTCCCGCTCCAGTAAACGTAATTGAAGAAAGAACAGTAGGTCCTTCTCTCGGCGATGATTCAATTAGAAAAGGTTTTGGCTCGGCTTTTGCGGGAGTTATACTCGTTCTTATATTTATGTTTGTTTATTATCGTTTATCCGGACTAATTGCAAATTTTGCATTGGTCATTAATTTGGTAATACTTATGGCTTTTATGGCATATTTCCAATTCACATTAACTCTTCCAGGTGTTGCAGGAATAGCTTTGACTCTTGCCATGGCGGTTGACGCTAACGTGCTTATATTAGAAAGAATAAGGGAAGAACTTATGGCTGGAAAAACGGCAAGGGTTGCCGTAGACGCGGGTTATCAAAAAGTATTCTGGACGATTTTTGATGCGAATATAACTACTTTGATAGCAGCCGTTTTCTTATTCCAGTTCGGTACTGGAACTATAAAAGGTTTTGCCGTAACTCTTTGGATAGGTCTTTGTATCAGCATGTTTACTGCTATAGCCGTAACAAAACTGATATATGAGTTTTTGTTTAAAGAAAATTTGTTATTAAAATTCAAAATATAGTCTGGGGGCATAAAGTGAAATTTATTAATTCCATCAACATAGATTTTATAGGAAAAAGGCGTTTAGCGTTTATTTTCTCATTAATTTTTATAGCAATAAGCGTAGGAGCGTACATTTTTAGAGGCGGT
It encodes the following:
- a CDS encoding HD domain-containing protein; the protein is MEKKLTYEFIKNNKEIRTYLEFTDYAFAQMGYKEHGLRHSIFAAEIAGQILKYLDYSEREQELAKIAAYLHDMGNMISKHDHDQSGAVMFLNVLDADYYDEDAFTIASAIGCHEDKNIDPASAVAAALVLGDKTDVHHERLRIEDMYQLDKHSKVIAACQKVDVAVCKEKAAIALWLTIDTSICSVMDYFEIFLARTNYCKKASRVLNCVFELYINKDKFL
- the tgt gene encoding tRNA guanosine(34) transglycosylase Tgt, coding for MECGSYLLIKKSSQCKARLGRVYTARGIIDTPVFMPVGTQATVKGVASEFLIGSGAQIILANSYHLYLRPGTDIIEKAGGVQKFNSWNRPMLTDSGGFQIFSLNEIRKLSENGAEFQSHIDGSTHFFSPEKSMQIQKKIGADIIMCFDECTHYPADYEYAKNSMELSLRWAKRCKNEFYKDDAFEKQALFGIIQGSVYNDLRKRSAEEMVKTGFTGYAVGGLSVGESKENMHSVLENTLPLLPENRVRYLMGVGMPEDLWECVERGIDMFDCVIPTRNGRNGQVFTSLGKLNIRNAEFKEDFTPLDPQCNCPTCKSYTKAYLNHLVRAQESLYLSLLSLHNIYFMINLMTKIRKSLESDTFLEAKKEFFERYYSKSC
- the yajC gene encoding preprotein translocase subunit YajC — encoded protein: MKNLSALVAFLLVSVVVIPSDAYAQEASGRSLFGGGIMPLILIFIFFYLFLLRPQQKKTKEHQALLNALKKDDSVITAGGIYAKVVSVKENIVEIKIADGVNIQVSKPSISAVIMKDDETAAKVPEIVK
- a CDS encoding HD domain-containing protein — translated: MNGKSYKYSNITIEDVKNNPIVIKLIQAANEYLGTIGYTEHGIRHVSLVASVAANILSGLDYPKRFQELAGIAAYLHDIGNVVNRQDHGQSAALITMRILKDMGFTPDEIALVISAIGNHEEEIGDPVNPIAAALILADKSDVHKTRVRNPEFALSDIHDRVNLAVEISFLKVLKNKKIISLQLTIDTQKSHVMEYFEIFMPRMIMCRRAANFLDCNFELIINERKLL
- the secD gene encoding protein translocase subunit SecD, encoding MGKINWKLWSTIVLMVFSIWSLWPSFQWSRMSEDARAKAEREKSPILGKVVKLGLDLKGGTHLLLEVDSSKLDENVKIKDAVDRATEIIRNRVDQFGVAEPMIAKQGDKWIVIQLPGIKDPKSAKELIGKTALLEFRIVNKSKEATQVLDLLRDKGISPEEYRENPSAYPEITEVMPEGANVYASKEDAGYYVLDKAVLTGASLTNAKVEFGGQFGQPIVSIEFNKEGGRAFADITERNIERNLAIVLDDVVQSAPVIRSRIPDGKAIIEGNFNAEDARLLATVLRAGALPAPVNVIEERTVGPSLGDDSIRKGFGSAFAGVILVLIFMFVYYRLSGLIANFALVINLVILMAFMAYFQFTLTLPGVAGIALTLAMAVDANVLILERIREELMAGKTARVAVDAGYQKVFWTIFDANITTLIAAVFLFQFGTGTIKGFAVTLWIGLCISMFTAIAVTKLIYEFLFKENLLLKFKI